A region of the bacterium genome:
ACTGGATGTCGTACAAAGGACTGGTGCAGACCAACGATAAATACGCTACCGAGCTGATAAGAATCAAGGCCGACGAGGTGGACGAGTGGCAGCGGGTCAAGATGAGCCAGCTCATGATATTCTCCAAGAACACGCTGTTCGAGGAGGCCTGCCAGGGCCAGAATCTGGATGAGGCCCGTAACCGTCTGAAATACTATTATGAGCAGGATGGGATGCTGGAGAATCTGTTCCTGGCGCATCCGGACGGGACGATATTCGCGGACGCGATAGACGGGAAATCGGTTGGTGTAGCCGTGGCCAGCTTTCCGCTGTTCGCTCCCAATATCCAGAAAGCGCAGCAGGGTGAGGAGTTTTTCGGTCACGCTGGCAAGAGTCCGGCCACCGGCCTTCCGGTGGTCCTTGTGACTGCTCCGGTCATGGTCGAGGGCAAGCTGGTGGGGATCATCGGCTGCCCGGTGGAGCTCGAAACTTTCTCAAAAATTTATGTCAACAAGACCAAGATCGGCCAGACCGGTTATATCTACGTGGCTGATGAGAACGGTGTTGTCGTGGCCCATCCCGACAAGGAGCAGATCCTGTCTCTGGACCTGAAGCAGCAGGATTTCGGTCGGGAAATCTTAAAGCTTAAGAACGGCAAGTACAGTTACAACTGGAAAGGCGTGGACAAGGCGGCCTATTTCCTGACCAGCGATAAGAGCGGATGGATCGTGGCGATGAGCCTGGCTGATTCAGAGACCTATGCCGCCAGCCGCAAGCTGGGCCATTATGCGACTGTACTCTGTATAGTAATAATGGTTTTATGCTGGGTGTTCATAATCCTGCCGATCAGCAAGCTGGTTGTTTCCCCCATGAAGAATATCATGGCAGCGGCAGAGGCGATGGAAAAAGGCGATCTCGAATCCAGGGTCAGCTATACTTCCGGTGATGAGGTGGGTCAGCTTGCCGAAGCGTTCCGCAACATGCAGGCCGCCCAGCGCAAGAAAGCCGCGGTGGTCGAATGTATCGCCCGGGGCGACCTGACCTGCGAGTTGACCATCGCCTCCGAGCGGGACAGCCTGGGCAAGTCGATGGCCCTGATGGCCGAGAGTCTGAAAGGCATGAACCGCGAGGTCCAGGCGCTGATCGAGGCCGCGGTGCAGGGCAAGCTCAGCGTGCGCGCCGATGTGGCCCGGCACAAGGGGGATTACGCCCGGATAATCGAGGGAATCAACCAGACCCTGGATGCGATGGTCAACCCGGTGCGGGAGATTTCCGAGGTCCTGAACGCCGCGTCGGAAAAAGACCTGACCCGCCGGGTCGATGGGTCATACAACGGCGAGTTCGCCGATTTCAAGAACAATGTAAATTCCACGATGGACTCGCTGGAGCAGGCCATGAGTCAGGTGGCGGAGGCGGTCTACCAGGTGAACTCGGCCAGCGACCAGATCGCGGTGGGCAGCCAGACCCTGGCGTCTGGGGCCAGCCAGCAGGCCAGTTCCCTCGAGGAAATCTCCTCCAGCCTGGAGGAGCTCTCCTCCATGACCCGTCAGAACGCAGACAACGCCAAGCAGGCGCAGGCTCTATCCGTGAATGCCAGGGACTCGGCGTTCAAGGGTGGGGAATCGATGACGAAGATGACCGAGGCGATCGGCCGGATCAAGGAGAGTTCCGACCAGACGGCCAAGATAGTGAAGACGATCGACGAGATCGCGTTCCAGACCAACCTTCTGGCCCTGAACGCCGCGGTCGAGGCGGCGCGGGCCGGGGAATCGGGCAAGGGTTTCGCCGTGGTGGCCGAGGAAGTGCGCGCCCTGGCGCAGCGCAGCGCCGAGGCGGCCAAGAATACGGCCCAGATGATCGAGGGCGCGGTGAAAAATGCCGAGGGCGGAGTGAAAATCAGCGCTGAGATGGCCGAGGCGCTGAAAGAGATCGTGGAGCATGCCGGCAAAGTCGGCGACCTGGTGTCCGAGATTTCGGCCGCCGCGGCCGAACAGGCCCAGGGCATCGAGCAGATCACCACCGCGGTCACGCAGATGGACCGGGTCACGCAGAGCAACGCCTCCAGCAGCGAGCAGTCGGCCAGCGCGGCCGAGGAGCTGAGCAGCCAGGCCGAGGAGCTGCAGGGCATGCTCGCCACTTTCCGCCTGAGCGGATCCGACGGGCAGAGAGCGATTACGCACAGAGTTGAACGCGGTTACCGTTTTGCCGATCCGGAGAACAGGGAAAGTGTCGCCACCGTGAGCGCGGTCCGGCCCGCGGCGCTGTCCGAAAAGACCGAACGGCCGAAAAAGAGTGACGGGATTATACTGGCCAGAGGAAACGGGGCTAAGACCAGAAGAGAGGAAAAGAGCGATAGAGGCAAGGTGAAACGACCCGAAGAGGTGATACCACTGGATGAGAGCGATTTCAAGGATTTCTGAGTCGGTCCCGATTGGGGGGAGAGGCAACTCTCCCCCTTTTTTATTTTCCAGCGGGTTTGCCTGCCGGACACCCCGCCCGCAGAAACGCTCGAGCTGCATCCGATCAGTGTCAAGGCCTGCCGCGAACCAACACTCCATGAAGCCTGCTGCCAAATGTCACCGCTGCGCCCGCACCCCGGACCGCATGTGGCGGCCCGCCGACCGTGCTCCTGTCCGCCCGTCCTGAGAAATACCCCCCCTGAAACAGCTTCTCCAAAAGCCTGTAAAGCTCGCCAGG
Encoded here:
- a CDS encoding methyl-accepting chemotaxis protein, with protein sequence MKRQMSLKAKLLLVLIPLSIVGIGSMAVILYWMSYKGLVQTNDKYATELIRIKADEVDEWQRVKMSQLMIFSKNTLFEEACQGQNLDEARNRLKYYYEQDGMLENLFLAHPDGTIFADAIDGKSVGVAVASFPLFAPNIQKAQQGEEFFGHAGKSPATGLPVVLVTAPVMVEGKLVGIIGCPVELETFSKIYVNKTKIGQTGYIYVADENGVVVAHPDKEQILSLDLKQQDFGREILKLKNGKYSYNWKGVDKAAYFLTSDKSGWIVAMSLADSETYAASRKLGHYATVLCIVIMVLCWVFIILPISKLVVSPMKNIMAAAEAMEKGDLESRVSYTSGDEVGQLAEAFRNMQAAQRKKAAVVECIARGDLTCELTIASERDSLGKSMALMAESLKGMNREVQALIEAAVQGKLSVRADVARHKGDYARIIEGINQTLDAMVNPVREISEVLNAASEKDLTRRVDGSYNGEFADFKNNVNSTMDSLEQAMSQVAEAVYQVNSASDQIAVGSQTLASGASQQASSLEEISSSLEELSSMTRQNADNAKQAQALSVNARDSAFKGGESMTKMTEAIGRIKESSDQTAKIVKTIDEIAFQTNLLALNAAVEAARAGESGKGFAVVAEEVRALAQRSAEAAKNTAQMIEGAVKNAEGGVKISAEMAEALKEIVEHAGKVGDLVSEISAAAAEQAQGIEQITTAVTQMDRVTQSNASSSEQSASAAEELSSQAEELQGMLATFRLSGSDGQRAITHRVERGYRFADPENRESVATVSAVRPAALSEKTERPKKSDGIILARGNGAKTRREEKSDRGKVKRPEEVIPLDESDFKDF